From a single Lolium rigidum isolate FL_2022 chromosome 7, APGP_CSIRO_Lrig_0.1, whole genome shotgun sequence genomic region:
- the LOC124670377 gene encoding pentatricopeptide repeat-containing protein At5g04810, chloroplastic-like, with protein sequence MPMQFLSLPTASSPTAHLLPPKPFFKPLSSASASASSFRRPSQPPPPPPNPSPPPPPPPPPPPLPNPLASKLWLSSKLSPPPPPPPTEPPHHPPPTQPEPEPEPEASPCEDDDEEQQDFRQKGKVFVGNLPLHVHKAEVAAFFRQFGPLDKVELVRARDDPERNAGFCFLYYSDSSAEASAEAAAEVDGVDFRGRSLTVRLDDGRRGRARAEDRARWVDQGRGREPASPWHRSRDEACREFRGVVESRPQDWQAVVSAFERIPKPSRREFGLMIVYYAKRGDKHHARATFENMRARGIEPNAFVFTSLVHAYAVARDMRGALSCVEEMKAEGIELTIVTYSILIAGFGKINDSQSADKLFKEAKANLGDLNGIIYSNIIHAHCQSGNMDRAEELVREMEEDGIDAPIDAYHSMMHGYTIIQDEKKCLIVFERLKECCFTPSIISYGCLINLYVKIGKVAKAIAISKEMESYGIKHNNKTYSMLISGFIHLHDYTNAFSIFEEMIKSGLQPDRAIYNLLIEAFCKMGNMDRAIRILEKMQKERMQASNRAFRPIIEAYAVAGDMKRALDIFDLMRRSGCAPTVMTYNALIHGLIRKNQVERAVSVLSKMSIAGITPNEHTYTIIMRGYAANGDIGKAFEYFTKIKEGGLKLDVYIYETLLRACCKSGRMQSALAVTREMSSQKIMRNTFVYNILIDGWARRGDVWEAADLMKQMKEDGVPPNIHTYTSYINACCKAGDMQRAEKVIEEMAGVGLKPNLKTYTTLIKGWARASLPDRALKCFEEMKLVGLKPDEAAYHCLVTSLLSRASVMEGSTYTGVLSVCREMFENDLTVDMRTAVHWSRWLHKIERTGGALTEALQRIFPPDWNSLEVLGEVSDSVNTGDSDYSSDSDLSDDGDENQD encoded by the exons ATGCCGATGCAGTTCCTCTCGCTCCCCACCGCCTCCTCCCCCACCGCCCACCTCCTCCCTCCCAAGCCCTTCTTCAAGCCgctctcctccgcctccgcctccgcctcctccttccgccgcccctcccagcccccgccaccgccgcccaatccctccccaccccctccaccgcctccgcctcccccgCCGCTCCCCAACCCCCTCGCCTCCAAGCTATGGCTCTCCAGCAAGCTCTCCCCGCCCCCACCTCCCCCTCCCACCGAACCACCACATCACCCCCCACCCACACAGCCGGAACCGGAGCCCGAGCCCGAGGCATCCCcgtgcgaggacgacgacgaggagcagcaggacTTCCGGCAGAAGGGGAAGGTCTTCGTGGGCAACCTGCCGCTCCACGTCCACAAGGCCGAGGTGGCCGCCTTCTTCCGCCAGTTCGGCCCGCTCGACAAGGTGGAGCTCGTGCGCGCCCGCGACGACCCCGAGCGCAACGCCGGCTTCTGCTTCCTCTACTACTCCGACTCCTCCGCGGAGGCCTCCGCGGAGGCCGCGGCGGAAGTCGACGGGGTGGACTTCCGGGGCAGGTCGCTCACGGTGCGGCTCGACGACGGCAGGCGGGGGCGGGCCCGGGCGGAGGACCGGGCGCGCTGGGTCGACCAAGGACGCGGGCGGGAGCCGGCCTCGCCCTGGCACCGGAGCAGGGACGAGGCGTGCCGGGAGTTCCGTGGGGTCGTGGAGTCGCGGCCACAGGACTGGCAGGCCGTCGTCTCCGCCTTCGAGAGGATCCCCAAG CCATCAAGGAGAGAATTTGGTTTGATGATTGTGTATTATGCCAAGCGGGGTGATAAGCATCACGCTCGTGCGACATTTGAGAACATGAGGGCAAGAGGGATAGAACCCAATGCCTTTGTCTTCACAAG CCTTGTTCACGCTTATGCAGTTGCTAGAGATATGCGTGGGGCACTGTCATGTGTTGAAGAAATGAAAGCTGAGGGCATTGAGTTGACAATTGTTACCTACAGTATCCTTATTGCAGGATTTGGCAAAATTAATGATTCTCA ATCTGCAGACAAGTTGTTCAAAGAGGCTAAGGCTAACCTGGGGGATCTCAATGGGATCATATATAGCAACATTATACATGCTCACTG CCAGTCTGGCAATATGGATCGAGCTGAAGAGTTAGTCCGCGAAATGGAAGAGGATGGAATAGATGCTCCCATAGATGCATATCATAGTATGATGCATGGATACACTATCATTCAGGATGAGAAGAAATGTCTAATTGTGTTTGAAAGGCTGAAG gAATGTTGCTTTACACCATCAATTATTTCTTATGGATGTCTAATTAATTTGTATGTGAAG ATAGGCAAGGTCGCTAAAGCCATAGCTATTAGCAAAGAGATGGAATCATATGGCATCAAGCATAACAACAAAACTTACTCTATGCTGATCAGTGGATTTATCCATTTACATGACTACACAAATGCTTTCAGCATATTTGAGGAAATGATAAAATCTGGTCTTCAGCCTGATCGTGCCATATACAACTTACTGATAGAAGCATTTTGTAAGATGGGAAATATGGATCGAGCTATTCGCATTCTGGAAAAGATGCAGAAAGAACGAATGCAGGCGTCAAATAGAGCATTTAGGCCTATCATAGAGGCGTATGCGGTTGCTGGGGATATGAAAAGGGCCCTGGATATTTTTGATCTGATGCGACGAAGTGGTTGCGCTCCCACTGTAATGACTTACAATGCTCTTATCCATGGGCTAATTAGAAAGAACCAG GTTGAGAGGGCTGTTTCTGTGCTTAGCAAGATGTCCATTGCTGGCATTACACCGAACGAACATACATACACAATCATCATGAGAGGTTATGCTGCTAATGGTGATATTGGGAAGGCCTTTGAATATTTCACAAAAATTAAAGAAGGTGGTCTAAAACTTGATGTCTACATTTACGAGACGCTGCTAAGGGCATGTTGCAAATCAGGGAGAATGCAGAGTGCTTTAGCAGTCACCCGCGAAATGAGCTCTCAGAAGATTATGAGGAATACATTCGTATATAATATTTTGATTGATGG GTGGGCTCGGAGGGGAGATGTTTGGGAGGCAGCAGACTTGATGAAGCAAATGAAAGAAGATGGAGTCCCTCCTAACATTCATACATATACCTCCTACATAAATGCGTGCTGTAAAGCTGGAGATATGCAG AGAGCAGAAAAGGTGATCGAAGAAATGGCAGGTGTTGGACTGAAACCTAATCTCAAGACGTATACTACCTTGATTAAAGGCTGGGCAAGGGCATCACTTCCAGACAGAGCATTGAAATGTTTTGAAGAGATGAAACTGGTGGGGCTGAAGCCTGACGAGGCTGCTTACCATTGCTTGGTGACTTCACTTCTCTCAAGAGCAAGTGTAATGGAGGGAAGCACCTACACAGGAGTCTTGAGTGTTTGTAGAGAAATGTTTGAGAATGATTTGACTGTTGATATGCGCACTGCTGTTCACTGGTCGAGATGGCTTCATAAGATTGAGAGGACGGGAGGGGCACTAACAGAAGCacttcagagaatatttcctcctgattggaattcatTAGAAGTTCTAGGAGAGGTTTCTGATTCTGTAAACACTGGGGATTCAGATTATTCTAGTGATTCTGACTTgagcgatgatggtgatgagaaTCAAGATTGA